ACTTGCCAATGGTCATCGGGTGCAGGGGTAAAGGCAACAATCGGCAAAACCGTGCCCGCCCGCACAAACTGCTTCTGGTTTTCCGGCAGCTTTGAGCCTTGCGCCGTACTTTGCTTCAGCCACGTATCCAGCACCATCCGGAGAGAGTACGCCATCGATCGACTATCCTGCAAAACACCAAACGAACCAAAGGCGAGTTCCCGGTAGATACACCCGACCCAGCAACTCGTCGGTTCTGTTATAACAGGCGATTTCTATGGATAGAGTACCCGTGGGGGATATTTTTTAACTTTTAGATAGCTGACTCAGGGAGATGACAGCATCGATCGCAAAACCCCCTGTCGCTCCTCTGGTCTTTCCCGACTAAGATTCCAGAGGCTTTCGTAAAAGAAGAGGGAGATGCCTGCAAATTGGCGATCGCGTACCCAGGTTGCCTGCTGCTGGACTTGGCGAATGGGGATAGGTTTGTCCTTGAGTCCGGTGAGTAAGCCGATCGCCGTGGGAATATGGCGTTGGGCTGCCTGGACTTCGGGGCGAGAGAGTTCGCTGAGGAACCGCTGGGGGCTGTCGTGATACACCTGCAAAATCAGTTCTTCCACAAAGCCTGCTCGTTCCCAAAGTCGCCAGTCCTGTAAGAAGTGGTGATAGGCGAAGGGGTAGCTGTTGGGGGACAGGGAAACAATGACGTTTTGCTTGCGGGCTTTGATGGCGTGGAAGGTTCGTTCCATGAAGGCGGTGATTTTGTCGGCACGCCACTTGACCCACTCCGGGTCTTGGGGATTGGCAGGGGGGAATTTACCCTTTTCCCGGCGGTAAAGCTGCACAGTGTAGGCATCGTAGCCAAAGTCGTCGGGTAATCCCAGATGATCGTCAAACTGAATGCCGTCGATGTCGTAGCGGGTGACGATCTCCAGAATCAGATTGAGAATAAACTGCTGAACTTCGGGCTTAAAGGGATTGAGCCACCGCCGCTGATAGATGCCGTCCTGCCAGATCTGGCTAGCGTCCCGCCGATTGGTGATCCAGTCCGGATGGCGTACCGCGATCGCCGAATCTGCCGTCGTCATAAAACCAAACTCAAACCAGGGAATGACCGTTAACCCCTGCTGATGGCTGGTTTGGATCAGGTCTGCCAGCATATCCCAGTTCTGCAAAGCGGGGACTCGTGGATCGATCGATCGACCGCTGGCTCGTTGGGCGATCGGGCTGGAATACAGGGTATAGCCCCAGTTCCACACCGTTGGATAAACCGTATTGAAGTTCATCTGCCGCAGGGTTTGCAGGGCAGTGGTGAGGCGATCGGGGCTGAACATCACGTCGCTATCCACGTTGGTGAGCCAGACTCCGCGAATTTCGCTGGTTGGCGTTGCAGGTGGACTTGCCGAACGTACAGGAGCGATCGATCCCAGTAAGCCAATGACCACCAGGCAAAGGAGAATCAGAACTCGCTGGGAAACTGAAATTGAATTAACTATTTTTCGGAAGGGATGGGGATGATTTGATGAACGCGATCGCAAAGGTGAACCTGAACGGGACTTCATGGACGATAGGGCAACTCAAAACAGCAATAACTCTGCTTACGCCAACCTACTGTAACCGTCCGCCTGATTATTCAATAAAGATTATTCAATAGAAAAGGCAAGCTTCTGCCTGCCTTGTTCAGAGGTATTCGCTTAGAGAATTAGTGTTTACGATCGCGACCGATTCTACGAGTTCGGTGCGTTGGCGAGGGGACGCTCGTGACCGCCATCATATTCGTCTACGATCACGTACTTGCCGTCTTCGCCGCGAGCAAAGCGGGAATTGTTATTGATGGTTTGCCATGCAACTTCACGAGCTGCTGCCTCATCGTGACCATTTTCCAGGAAGCTGTTGTAGGCAGCAACGAAAATTCCCTGAGCTTCTTCGGGCAGAACGCTTTTGATGTCCTGGGGCAGATTTTCACGGCTTAACTGATTCATAATTCCTCCTAAAAGAACGTTTTAATCAAATCGAAATTGGAATCGAACTAAAATAAAATCGGAATAATTGAGTTTCTGAGAAAAACACCTTTCTCTATTTGAAATGACCCTGTTCTAGCTGAAAGAGTCATTCTTTAAAACCAACTTCAGCAAGTCAAATCAATTAGATCGACTTAACCGATTGTCTGAATCGATCGACTGCATCGACTACTTAAATCGATCAACTGAATCAACAACGGCTTTACCACCAGGTTCTCTCGCCATTTTCATCCGTGCGGGCTTGACGAATCACATCAGAGATTTCTTCCGCATCCTTAACGTGGTGCAGTGCCTTTTGCGACCCGTCCGGTTCATCTACTACAAAGTAGGCTGGAACCACAATATGATCGCCCGTGATATCCGGTGCATCGACTGCAACCTGCTTAGCCTTTTCCTTTAAGGATTTGGAGTCATCAATCCGATCGCCCGGATTCACCGTCAGTTCGTTGCCCTTCTCTCTCAGTTCTGCTTGCTGCGCTTTGTACTGTTCGGGATCAACTTCTTCAGGCACGGCGGGCTGGCGGGTGATCCGCTCCTGATTTGCCTCATCAATGTTTGTATTGGTTCTCTCTATGTCACGTTTCGCTTTGTCACTCATGCCTAGATTCCTCTGCGCAATTCACAAAGCCATATTAGTGAAGGCGATCGATCCCCGTCCTCCCTCAAACGAAGGAAGCTATGTCTGCGTTAAAAGATAGATTCCTGAAATACGATGCAAAATCCTACAGAAGTTCTACTTACAAGACAGGAGATAAATTAGCTGGTGATTCAATTGAAAAAACATCAAGAATGGTCAATTCAATCAATGAAAATTCCTGTAGAGTAAGCGTTTTGTCCATCTAGCCAAATCGAGTTTGCCTAGCCAAACCTATCTAAAGGATTCATCAACTCATCCCCAATAGGCGGGATAATAAAAACGATCGCTCTCCTATCGCTTCCCGCAAATTTCTACTCACTTTTCTACAAACTTCTCTACAAACTTTCAGCTATGGAACGG
This is a stretch of genomic DNA from Leptolyngbya ohadii IS1. It encodes these proteins:
- a CDS encoding glycoside hydrolase family 10 protein: MKSRSGSPLRSRSSNHPHPFRKIVNSISVSQRVLILLCLVVIGLLGSIAPVRSASPPATPTSEIRGVWLTNVDSDVMFSPDRLTTALQTLRQMNFNTVYPTVWNWGYTLYSSPIAQRASGRSIDPRVPALQNWDMLADLIQTSHQQGLTVIPWFEFGFMTTADSAIAVRHPDWITNRRDASQIWQDGIYQRRWLNPFKPEVQQFILNLILEIVTRYDIDGIQFDDHLGLPDDFGYDAYTVQLYRREKGKFPPANPQDPEWVKWRADKITAFMERTFHAIKARKQNVIVSLSPNSYPFAYHHFLQDWRLWERAGFVEELILQVYHDSPQRFLSELSRPEVQAAQRHIPTAIGLLTGLKDKPIPIRQVQQQATWVRDRQFAGISLFFYESLWNLSRERPEERQGVLRSMLSSP
- a CDS encoding ChaB family protein, giving the protein MNQLSRENLPQDIKSVLPEEAQGIFVAAYNSFLENGHDEAAAREVAWQTINNNSRFARGEDGKYVIVDEYDGGHERPLANAPNS